In a single window of the Drosophila subpulchrella strain 33 F10 #4 breed RU33 chromosome X, RU_Dsub_v1.1 Primary Assembly, whole genome shotgun sequence genome:
- the LOC119558010 gene encoding WD repeat-containing protein 7 produces the protein MVSTNLVVPVVLWGPTAPTHCISSVFLSDDQFTLVTGCYDGQICLWQVEPTTLKMSPRCLLVGHSAPVLCLVRASLLPENNFLVSSSENGEMCTWDLTDGKCMEAVKLPQVHTQIQSYHTANSEDVRLFCIGYYAEIMVMDPFSLEVIYVLSSKVKPDWISAIHVLRPMRRKDDVVLAITTTGTVKVWTLTGNENKHAEPIYENESKEIRCLNAITMNCCAQNQRTVLLVCTKYWQIYDAGDFTVLCSVIAPARERWQGGDFITSDRVMLWTDEGKGYLYKLPANCIPDNKEFHSKSVVRDAPYLYYVLQHAGDKVLSCPPAMKLLQGTGGQHNLLRGDSEGYISVWNVPEVPLDNISILQAKQMPPRVLKPHVCTSLVEAWSIMDPPPVGILDQLSRITESPVKLTSSIYLPQQSRLVIGREDGSIVIVPATQTVMMQLLVGIKQNFSDWPSHQILYGHRGRVNCLLCPSMIHARYEKSHLLSGGIDFAVCLWDLYSGSLLHRFCVHAGEITQLLVPPESCSPRILKCICSVASDHSVTLVSLQERKCVTLASRHLFPVVTIKWRPLDDFLIVGCSDGSVYVWQMETGHLDRVLHGMLAEEVLSACDEQAEDGGSGGGGGGTNGASASEMGMANPAVHFFRGLKSRNMNAIRHATQRGINQLQQLQGHNQGNFDFLMKHRSNPLVIQGLRTNPKDAESHILFFDIEGLIFELHSEEYAQMTPATLESLGVHLQNPKDGKSMHLDASKKIGDFFSKVKNKAVDVEKILKDKDKHGLVQKFKEKTEIVEKKVQAKVESLQKAVEPHEEQQDLKSKIASKMEVTHVMEVAQLLLSLLHSWGLDPHLDKMCETRLGLLRPIVPISYGVLSKAGYMSLLLPTWQNNYAIPPGIQLPSSSKKRPLPEELQRLEHLTAVFTSRLHWELSTTLTTNHILALVAMSNTLLSMSAASFLPDSEKHKKLQRLAQRTDSTLSNEEEREELMAHHISQIKHAWSLLATHHCFLLPDKIEALEPKKFKRPQVEMMVKRWQHHCIEIREAAQQILLGELTRMGKKGRKQLVESWAQYLPLYTHTEPIVGAQQQLALISQPAGGGAGSGSGGNGGGGGGGSGGGGTGSGAGAGNNVSGGDAHQDEDYEEEEEEIIRKPSSLSELKRKQTTAVILLGVIGAEFGQDISQESPNHRGSISLATGANLTTGGAGGERRKSSVVEGFGIANNLARLTSMALAHLLYAPPSPKLPQYTPLRRAAIDLLGRGFTVWEPYLDVSKVLLGLLEISCEGKAVPNLNYKLPLTPQADACRTARHALRLIATARPAAFITTMAREVARYNTMQQNAQSINTPLTQSVLHKAKGEILQCVEMLIDKMQSEIAGLLVEVMDIALHCVDSNELKSRGLAELCPAICKFNQISHCAQTRRIAVGANSGNLAIYELRQNKCQMIPAHTHPITSLAFSPDGKYLVSYSCAENRLSFWQTSTGMFGLGQSQTRCTKGYSTAPIPDVSRLNPMRLAKLVWINNRTVTLMLADGSETRFNV, from the coding sequence ATGGTGAGTACCAATCTGGTGGTGCCGGTGGTGCTGTGGGGACCCACAGCGCCCACGCACTGCATCTCGAGCGTGTTCCTCTCCGACGACCAGTTCACCCTGGTCACCGGCTGCTACGATGGACAGATTTGCCTGTGGCAGGTGGAGCCCACCACACTGAAGATGTCGCCGCGCTGCCTGCTGGTTGGCCATTCGGCTCCGGTCTTGTGCTTGGTGCGTGCCTCGCTCCTGCCGGAGAACAACTTCCTGGTCAGCTCGTCCGAGAACGGCGAGATGTGCACCTGGGATCTCACGGACGGCAAGTGCATGGAGGCGGTCAAGCTGCCTCAGGTGCACACCCAAATTCAGAGCTATCACACGGCCAACAGCGAGGATGTGCGCCTCTTCTGCATTGGCTACTACGCCGAGATCATGGTCATGGATCCCTTTAGCCTGGAGGTGATCTACGTGCTCAGCTCAAAGGTCAAACCGGATTGGATTTCCGCCATTCACGTACTGCGTCCCATGCGCCGCAAGGATGACGTAGTGCTGGCCATCACCACCACGGGAACGGTTAAGGTGTGGACCCTGACGGGCAACGAGAACAAGCATGCGGAGCCCATCTACGAGAACGAGTCCAAGGAGATCCGCTGCCTTAATGCCATCACCATGAATTGCTGCGCCCAGAACCAGCGCACCGTTCTTCTCGTTTGTACCAAATACTGGCAGATTTACGATGCCGGCGATTTCACTGTGCTTTGTTCTGTGATTGCTCCGGCGAGAGAGCGTTGGCAGGGCGGGGATTTCATCACCTCGGATCGGGTTATGCTCTGGACGGACGAGGGCAAGGGCTACCTGTATAAGCTGCCCGCCAACTGCATACCGGACAACAAGGAGTTTCACTCGAAGAGCGTGGTCAGAGATGCCCCATATCTGTACTATGTATTGCAGCATGCGGGCGACAAGGTGTTGTCGTGCCCACCAGCCATGAAGCTGCTCCAGGGCACCGGTGGTCAGCACAATCTATTGCGCGGCGACTCCGAGGGATACATCTCCGTGTGGAATGTGCCAGAGGTGCCGCTGGACAATATTAGCATACTGCAGGCCAAGCAAATGCCGCCACGCGTCCTCAAGCCGCATGTGTGCACTTCCCTAGTGGAGGCGTGGTCCATAATGGATCCACCACCCGTGGGCATCCTCGATCAGCTGTCCCGCATCACGGAGTCGCCGGTGAAGCTCACCTCGAGTATCTATCTGCCGCAGCAGAGTCGCCTGGTGATCGGACGCGAGGATGGTAGCATAGTCATTGTACCAGCCACTCAGACGGTGATGATGCAGCTGTTAGTGGGCATCAAGCAGAACTTTAGCGACTGGCCCTCGCATCAGATCCTGTACGGTCATCGTGGCAGGGTCAACTGCCTGCTCTGTCCCTCGATGATTCACGCGAGGTATGAGAAATCCCATCTGCTATCTGGTGGAATCGATTTCGCCGTATGCCTGTGGGATCTGTACAGCGGCAGCTTGCTGCATCGGTTTTGCGTCCATGCCGGAGAGATCACACAGCTGTTGGTGCCGCCGGAGAGCTGTAGTCCACGGATCCTGAAGTGCATATGTTCGGTGGCCTCGGATCATTCGGTTACCCTGGTTTCCCTGCAGGAGCGCAAATGTGTCACCTTGGCCAGCAGGCATCTGTTCCCCGTGGTCACCATAAAGTGGCGTCCGCTGGACGACTTCCTCATCGTGGGCTGCTCCGATGGCAGTGTGTACGTGTGGCAGATGGAAACAGGGCACCTCGATCGAGTGCTCCATGGAATGCTGGCGGAGGAAGTGCTATCGGCTTGCGACGAGCAGGCAGAGGATGGCGGCTcaggcggcggcggtggtggaACCAATGGTGCATCCGCCAGCGAGATGGGCATGGCCAATCCGGCGGTGCACTTCTTCCGAGGCTTAAAATCGCGCAACATGAACGCCATCCGTCATGCTACCCAGCGAGGGATTAATCAACTACAGCAGCTTCAGGGTCATAACCAAGGAAACTTCGATTTCTTGATGAAACACCGCAGCAATCCGCTAGTGATCCAGGGGCTTCGCACCAATCCCAAAGATGCAGAGAGCCACATCCTCTTCTTTGACATTGAGGGACTGATTTTCGAGCTGCACAGCGAGGAGTACGCACAGATGACACCTGCCACGTTGGAATCACTGGGTGTCCACCTGCAGAATCCCAAGGATGGCAAATCCATGCATCTGGATGCCAGCAAGAAGATCGGTGACTTCTTCAGTAAGGTCAAGAACAAGGCGGTGGATGTGGAGAAGATCTTAAAGGACAAGGACAAACATGGACTGGTTCAAAAGTTCAAGGAGAAGACCGAAATTGTGGAGAAGAAGGTGCAGGCTAAGGTGGAGAGCCTTCAGAAGGCAGTGGAGCCGCACGAGGAGCAGCAGGACCTCAAGAGCAAAATCGCTTCCAAGATGGAGGTCACGCACGTGATGGAGGTTGCCCAGTTGCTGCTCTCGCTGCTCCATTCCTGGGGCCTGGATCCGCATCTGGACAAGATGTGCGAGACGCGCCTGGGCCTGCTGAGGCCCATTGTCCCCATCTCGTATGGTGTGCTTTCCAAGGCTGGTTACATGTCTCTGCTGCTGCCCACGTGGCAGAACAACTATGCCATACCGCCGGGCATCCAGCTTCCCTCCAGTTCCAAGAAGCGTCCGCTGCCAGAAGAACTGCAGCGGTTGGAGCATCTCACCGCCGTTTTTACATCACGTCTGCACTGGGAGCTAAGCACCACGCTGACCACTAATCATATTCTCGCCCTGGTGGCCATGTCCAACACGCTGCTCTCGATGAGCGCGGCCTCCTTCCTGCCGGACAGCGAGAAACACAAGAAGCTGCAGCGTCTGGCCCAGCGCACGGACTCCACACTGAGCAACGAGGAGGAGCGCGAGGAGCTTATGGCCCATCACATCTCCCAAATTAAGCACGCCTGGAGTCTGCTGGCCACCCATCATTGCTTCCTCCTGCCGGATAAAATTGAGGCCCTGGAGCCCAAGAAATTCAAGCGTCCGCAGGTGGAGATGATGGTCAAGCGCTGGCAACATCACTGCATAGAGATCAGGGAGGCCGCGCAGCAGATCCTCCTGGGCGAGCTAACCCGGATGGGCAAGAAGGGCAGAAAGCAGCTGGTCGAGAGCTGGGCACAGTACCTTCCACTCTATACGCACACGGAGCCCATTGTGGGTGCCCAGCAGCAGTTGGCTCTAATAAGTCAGCCGGCGGGCGGAGGAGCTGGCTCCGGATCGGGTGGCAATGGTGGTGGGGGCGGCGGAGGCTCAGGAGGCGGCGGAACTGGAAGCGGAGCCGGAGCAGGCAACAACGTATCGGGAGGAGATGCCCACCAAGATGAAGACtatgaggaggaggaggaggagattATACGCAAACCATCCAGCTTGTCGGAGCTAAAACGCAAGCAAACCACAGCAGTTATACTTTTAGGTGTCATAGGAGCTGAATTCGGCCAGGATATATCCCAGGAGTCGCCGAATCATCGGGGAAGTATTAGTCTGGCCACGGGTGCCAATCTAACCACTGGCGGGGCCGGTGGAGAGCGGAGAAAGTCCAGTGTGGTAGAGGGCTTCGGCATAGCCAACAATCTGGCCCGTCTCACCTCGATGGCCTTGGCCCACCTGCTGTACGCCCCACCATCACCCAAGTTACCACAATATACGCCTCTGCGTCGGGCAGCCATTGATCTGTTGGGACGGGGATTCACCGTCTGGGAGCCGTACCTGGATGTGTCCAAGGTGCTGCTCGGTCTGTTGGAGATCTCGTGCGAGGGCAAGGCAGTGCCCAATTTGAACTACAAACTCCCACTGACACCGCAAGCGGATGCCTGCCGGACGGCCAGGCACGCCCTGCGCCTGATAGCCACCGCCCGGCCGGCGGCGTTCATCACCACGATGGCCCGCGAGGTGGCCAGATACAATACGATGCAGCAGAACGCCCAGTCCATCAATACGCCGCTCACCCAGTCGGTGCTGCACAAGGCCAAGGGAGAGATTCTGCAGTGTGTTGAGATGTTGATCGACAAGATGCAGTCGGAGATCGCCGGGCTGCTGGTGGAGGTGATGGACATCGCCCTACACTGTGTGGACAGCAACGAGCTGAAGAGCCGCGGCTTGGCGGAGCTGTGTCCGGCCATCTGCAAGTTCAACCAGATCTCGCACTGCGCCCAAACGCGCCGCATTGCCGTGGGCGCGAACAGTGGCAACCTGGCCATCTACGAGCTACGCCAGAACAAGTGCCAGATGATCCCGGCCCACACGCACCCGATCACCTCGCTGGCCTTCTCGCCAGACGGCAAGTACCTGGTATCGTATTCCTGCGCGGAGAACCGCCTCTCCTTCTGGCAGACCTCCACGGGGATGTTCGGATTGGGCCAGTCGCAAACGCGCTGCACGAAGGGCTACTCCACTGCCCCCATTCCGGATGTGTCGCGCCTGAATCCCATGCGTCTGGCCAAGCTGGTGTGGATCAACAATCGCACGGTGACCCTAATGCTGGCCGACGGCTCCGAGACGCGGTTCAATGTGTAG
- the LOC119555909 gene encoding uncharacterized protein LOC119555909, translating into MVLFARPVRMPVAEAAHKGRGRKAAASATASAARRQSALSEEEDEPSSVQPMDQDDENNRDDLDLDEGDEEEEHVDEEDEDEEPDSNETSEPEEQIEPPAFSLATLGLQRVGSAPPPKPKVQKAPILTLNARGMPARIRKRNRLFYDENIINDDKPLRMSLAPKKMPGRPPLSAGGGSAQKTPLTPSKVLKKRKGVVSRYMRSSEQGSSSNSASSQPQQVGKSKKTPSKSQSAGKQTSASKMGATGSKTGRGAHLIGKGAAAAAAAAAAAEEEASQAEATALANKRLGQSIGLRLRNLLKLPKAHKWAIAEWFYSYIDKPLFDCRDEFMNHVNELAPRLGTRSLNRHEWVNIRRRMGRPRRCSANFFSEERKELDRKRQLMRTLQSRKPGEFKDSMLLSDMPEKIPMPLPLGTKVTARLRAPQDGIFAGTVAAYDSLNAMYRVTFERPGLGTHAIPDYEIVSENFHEMLPLHSFTKDFRPNLMSIYQTNNLGFTTNLGFTANLANHYLQKKDKAAGGGGGAGSNYSKPQKHLVSNNAAARNALSMKLNKSDPLLGQDSVSESPIRQQLARHHAYSSSLLEHLVHLEKYIAVKADRIQRLNKMNATAELAMGEMISQDENGDRHRRQIADNFQRQYAYNIVSIERINVDLMYELTKVQEMSTSLTRNPNVQAMISPTYLREECRAKASKTVDDINKGMVKNPRMIRLLKNLTTLLIVTQNLGGDFDVSEVNKVLEGCLEEVRSNLFSGDNSEVFQKSVQVRLEYIAMDISRSLEERSQSRIADGNDDVKSLKSEENDGEEETGKDRVQDPKQAEETSEDTSKAKTKGRPKVAEKKEPSKADNKDQGQKDQVMDTGEEEKLDSDESDNQQHPDEEHDTEEQHLEPGDQSPNPAATEDTQITIESMKESDEEFQSTAETEEEDDMAGLEQLKMEGDEDEEFVYEK; encoded by the exons ATGGTG CTTTTTGCCCGCCCAGTGAGAATGCCCGTCGCAGAAGCAGCCCACAAAGGACGGGGGAGGAAGGCAGCAGCTTCCGCAACCGCCTCCGCAGCCCGGAGGCAATCGGCTCTCAGCGAGGAGGAGGATGAGCCCAGTAGCGTCCAGCCGATGGACCAGGACGATGAGAACAATCGCGATGATCTTGATCTCGACGAAggcgacgaggaggaggagcacgTTGACGaagaggacgaggacgaggagcCGGACAGCAACGAGACCAGCGAACCAGAGGAGCAAATAGAGCCACCGGCCTTCAGCCTGGCCACGCTGGGACTCCAGCGCGTGGGCAGCGCCCCGCCGCCCAAGCCCAAGGTCCAGAAAGCCCCGATCCTGACCCTAAACGCCCGCGGGATGCCCGCCCGCATACGCAAGAGGAACCGCCTCTTCTACGACGAGAACATCATCAACGATGACAAGCCGCTGCGCATGAGCTTGGCTCCCAAAAAAATGCCCGGCAGACCACCGCTCTCCGCCGGCGGAGGCTCTGCCCAGAAGACCCCACTCACCCCATCCAAGGTGCTGAAGAAGCGCAAGGGTGTAGTCTCTCGCTACATGCGCTCCAGCGAGCAGGGTTCCAGCTCCAACTCGGCCAGCAGCCAGCCCCAGCAGGTGGGCAAGAGCAAGAAGACGCCATCGAAGAGTCAGTCGGCGGGCAAGCAGACTTCGGCCAGCAAGATGGGCGCCACAGGATCGAAAACGGGCAGGGGTGCCCATTTAATTGGCAAGGGTGCGGctgcagcggcggcggcagcagcggcTGCCGAGGAGGAGGCCAGCCAAGCGGAGGCCACGGCACTGGCCAACAAGCGGTTGGGTCAGTCCATCGGCCTGCGGCTCCGCAATCTCCTCAAGCTGCCCAAGGCGCACAAGTGGGCCATAGCCGAGTGGTTCTATTCGTACATCGATAAGCCGCTGTTCGACTGCCGGGATGAGTTCATGAACCATGTGAACGAGCTGGCACCCAGGCTGGGCACCCGGAGCCTCAATCGTCACGAGTGGGTCAATATCAGGCGACGGATGGGAAGACCGCGTCGCTGCTCGGCCAACTTCTTCAGCGAGGAGCGCAAGGAGTTGGACAGAAAACGCCAGCTGATGCGGACCCTGCAGTCGCGCAAGCCGGGCGAATTCAAGGACTCCATGCTGCTGTCGGACATGCCCGAGAAGATACCGATGCCACTGCCGCTGGGCACCAAGGTCACTGCCAGACTGAGAGCCCCTCAGGATGGCATTTTTGCCGGCACAGTGGCCGCCTACGATTCCCTGAACGCCATGTACCGCGTGACCTTCGAGCGACCCGGTCTGGGCACACACGCCATCCCAGACTACGAGATCGTGTCTGAGAACTTTCACGAGATGCTGCCGCTGCACAGTTTCACCAAGGACTTCCGCCCTAATTTAATGAGCATCTATCAAACGAACAACCTGGGCTTCACCACCAATCTGGGCTTCACGGCCAATCTTGCCAACCACTATCTGCAAAAGAAAGACAAGGCGGCtggcggcggaggaggagcgGGCTCGAACTATTCTAAGCCCCAGAAGCATCTGGTTAGCAACAATGCTGCTGCGCGAAATGCGCTAAGCATGAAGCTGAACAAGAGCGATCCCCTGTTGGGACAGGATTCCGTGAGCGAGAGTCCCATACGACAGCAGTTGGCCCGACATCACGCCTACTCCAGCTCGCTGCTGGAGCATCTGGTGCACCTGGAGAAGTACATTGCCGTGAAGGCCGATCGCATCCAGCGGCTGAACAAAATGAATGCCACCGCCGAGCTGGCCATGGGCGAGATGATCAGCCAGGATGAGAACGGAGACCGCCATCGACGACAGATTGCTGACAACTTTCAGCGGCAGTATGCCTACAATATCGTGTCCATCGAGCGCATCAACGTTGATCTGATGTACGAGCTGACCAAGGTGCAGGAAATGTCCACCAGCCTGACACGCAATCCCAATGTGCAGGCCATGATCTCGCCGACATATCTGCGCGAAGAGTGCCGCGCCAAGGCCTCGAAGACTGTGGACGACATCAACAAGGGAATGGTGAAGAATCCGCGGATGATACGGCTGCTGAAGAACCTCACCACGCTGCTGATCGTGACCCAGAATCTCGGCGGCGACTTCGACGTGAGCGAGGTCAACAAGGTGCTGGAGGGCTGTCTCGAGGAGGTGCGCAGCAATCTATTCAGCGGCGACAACAGCGAGGTGTTCCAGAAGAGCGTCCAGGTGCGGTTGGAGTACATAGCCATGGACATCAGCAGGAGTCTGGAGGAGCGCAGTCAGAGTCGCATTGCCGATGGCAACGATGATGTGAAGTCGCTCAAGTCCGAGGAGAACGATGGCGAAGAAGAGACAGGCAAAGATCGGGTGCAGGATCCCAAGCAGGCGGAGGAAACCTCCGAAGACACCTCCAAGGCGAAAACGAAAGGCCGTCCGAAAGTGGCTGAAAAGAAGGAGCCAAGCAAAGCGGACAATAAGGACCAAGGGCAGAAGGACCAGGTTATGGACACCGGGGAGGAGGAAAAGCTGGACTCCGACGAGTCGGACAATCAACAGCACCCGGACGAGGAGCACGACACAGAGGAGCAACACCTGGAGCCGGGGGACCAGTCGCCCAATCCGGCCGCCACCGAGGACACGCAAATCACCATCGAGTCGATGAAGGAGTCCGACGAGGAGTTCCAATCGACCGCCGAaacggaggaggaggacgacaTGGCCGGCTTGGAGCAGCTGAAAATGGAAGGAGACGAGGATGAGGAGTTCGTCTACGAGAAGTAG
- the LOC119558015 gene encoding translation initiation factor eIF-2B subunit epsilon, with translation MAQFEKEIVQAVLIADNNVWNFKPLSDESSTALLPLVNVKMLDYALIALNRSGVEEVFVYASLYLQDIRDHIKAGIATYASWSFKMTVHVIGGEGCRCFGDAMRDLDAKALIRGNFILLGADTVTNADLRPVLEQHKRQAKFDKGTAATLVFKECSNNVRLGNELLIAVDRRNDRLHYHQRLRTYQKESRYQIPLDVILGNSCVALHHKILDPQIAIGSPSMLSLFSDNFDFQTRDDFVRGLLINEELLDSRIYVALLPAAQYAHKVNSWPAYQLVSRDIINRWAYPLVPEMGVYKLQQQYVFHKDNIYKSHEAQVSKVALHQNVVIQEGSHVDSGSVISDSVIGANCRIGKNCRLTNVFLMADVTVKDNCRLEYCVVGAGAIINEECDVSAGCVLGAKSVLPAKTTLAKTLITSTPSTQRSEEDVAVELESIGPHAFIVSDLTTGDPEDSDGEDFLPQQPLTIPKMGDLLAPLDEISDCSDLSDDEDASRAVTPLPDDTNIFLDEVIDSLTRGFREKSNPDFLILEINSSRYAYNMSLKEVNFNVVKAVFGMQSIVEPANDNVLVAINAAFKQLGPVVSNYIKSEDAMMDCLKALEDVYEENPLVREKISQIVHYLYDKDFVSEDAIQAWFEQLDEEEHAHLRQSLAKLVAWLDQSSEEEDDDDDDEEEDD, from the exons ATGGCCCAATTCGAGAAGGAGATCGTGCAGGCGGTGCTGATAGCCGACAACAATGTGTGGAACTTCAAGCCCCTCTCCGACGAGAGCTCCACG GCTCTACTGCCGCTGGTCAATGTGAAGATGCTGGACTACGCACTCATCGCCCTCAATCGCAGTGGCGTGGAGGAGGTATTCGTCTACGCCAGCCTGTACCTGCAGGACATCCGGGACCACATCAA GGCCGGCATTGCCACGTACGCCTCCTGGTCCTTCAAGATGACCGTCCATGTGATCGGCGGCGAGGGCTGCCGCTGCTTCGGCGACGCCATGCGAGATCTGGACGCCAAGGCGCTGATCCGCGGCAACTTCATTCTCCTGGGCGCCGACACGGTGACGAATGCCGATCTACGTCCGGTGTTGGAGCAGCACAAGCGGCAGGCCAAGTTCGACAAGGGCACCGCCGCCACGCTGGTGTTCAAGGAGTGCTCCAACAATGTGCGCCTCGGCAACGAGCTCCTGATAGCCGTGGACCGGCGCAACGATCGGCTGCACTACCACCAGCGGCTACGGACGTACCAGAAGGAGTCGCGCTATCAAATACCCCTAGACGTCATCCTGGGCAACTCATGTGTGGCACTGCACCACAAGATTCTGGATCCCCAGATTGCCATCGGCTCTCCATCCATGTTGTCCCTGTTCAGCGACAACTTTGACTTCCAGACGCGGGATGACTTTGTGAGGGGCCTGCTGATCAACGAGGAGCTGCTGGACAGCCGGATATATGTGGCTCTGCTGCCGGCCGCCCAGTACGCACACAAGGTGAACAGCTGGCCGGCCTACCAGCTGGTCAGCCGAGACATTATCAACCGGTGGGCCTACCCGCTTGTTCCGGAAATGGGCGTCTACAAGCTGCAGCAGCAGTACGTCTTCCACAAGGACAACATCTACAAAAGCCACGAGGCGCAGGTCTCGAAGGTGGCGCTGCACCAGAACGTGGTCATCCAGGAGGGCAGTCATGTGGATAGCGGGTCGGTAATCAGCGACAGCGTGATCGGAGCCAACTGTCGGATTGGCAAGAACTGTCGGCTGACCAATGTGTTTCTCATGGCCGACGTCACCGTTAAGGACAACTGCCGGCTGGAGTACTGCGTGGTGGGTGCGGGAGCCATCATCAACGAGGAATGCGACGTGAGCGCGGGTTGTGTGCTGGGGGCGAAAAGCGTGCTGCCTGCCAAGACAACGCTGGCCAAGACCCTCATCACCAGCACGCCCAGCACACAGCGCAGTGAGGAGGACGTTGCGGTGGAACTGGAGTCAATTGGTCCGCACGCCTTCATTGTAAGCGATTTGACCACTGGTGATCCGGAGGACTCCGATGGCGAGGACTTCTTGCCACAGCAACCGCTCACCATACCGAAAATGGGGGACCTCCTGGCACCACTGGACGAGATCAGCGACTGCAGCGATCTCAGCGACGACGAGGATGCCTCGCGAGCGGTGACGCCTCTGCCCGATGACACAAATA TTTTCCTGGACGAGGTAATCGATTCGCTGACGCGGGGCTTTCGGGAAAAGTCCAATCCCGACTTCCTTATCCTCGAAATCAACTCCTCGCGCTACGCGTACAACATGTCCCTCAAGGAGGTCAACTTTAATGTGGTGAAGGCTGTATTTGGCATGCAGAGCATCGTGGAACCGGCGAACGACAACGTATTGGTGGCCATAAACGCAGCCTTCAAGCAACTGGGACCTGTGGTATCCAACTACATTAAAAGCGAGGATGCCATGATGGACTGCCTCAAGGCGCTGGAG GATGTGTACGAAGAGAATCCTCTGGTGCGGGAGAAAATATCGCAGATTGTGCACTACCTGTACGACAAGGACTTTGTTTCGGAGGATGCCATCCAGGCCTGGTTCGAACAGTTGGACGAGGAGGAGCACGCACACCTGCGGCAGAGCCTGGCAAAGCTCGTGGCCTGGTTGGATCAGTCCAGTGAGGAGGAAGAcgatgacgacgacgacgaggaggaggacgactAA